Genomic window (Paraglaciecola psychrophila 170):
AACCTTACTGACTGTTGATGATAGAGTTATAAATCAACAGGAAGGGTTTAAAATATTAAGTCTGTTCGTTATTAGGTAAGCTATAGACTTCAATATTGGATAATTAGAATCGTCTTTTAGTGGGTTCACCCACCTAATTTCAGAAAACGCATTTTACGGTAATGTCTGAGAATAAAGGAAGTAGGGTAATGAAAGAAGATCAGCAGCATTTAGAGATTGATCATAAATATCTGAAAATTTTGAGTCAATATACAATGGACATCCTACTCGCAAATTCGGAACAGGAACTCATATAGATTTAATCAGACACTTTGCTGAATAAACTTAATATTGATGATTTTGAATTGTATTTATTTAATCCTAGAAACAAAACCCTTGCTATAACTGCAGCCTTTACTGAAAAACAGCCGATTCTCTTAGACTTGTTAGTTATCCCTGACATCACCTTGGGCGAGGGGCTTATTGGTAAAGCAGCGAAATCTTTAGTCGCACAGAGTATTGAAGATCTGCGTTTGAATTCTGACGTTGAGCAAAATAAATCTTACAATTTGTCAGCGTTTATAGTGCCTATTGTGACGGATGATAAATTGATAGGGGTTATCTATTGTGCAAGCAAAATGGTCGCAGCGTTTACTTTACAACTCCAAAAGTCTTTAAATACAATCTCGTCTATCACGGCTATTAAAATGGAAAAAATCGGGCAATAAAACAACTTCAGCAGACTATCGAAAAACTTGAATACAGTGGGAAAATTCAGGACACTTTGTTCGAGATTACAGAGCTGATTTTTGAAACATCGAATATGCAAGAATTTTATCAACGTCTGCATAAATGCATCGCTAAATTAATGTTTGCTTCAAATTTTTCGTGGGTTTGGTCATAGATAATGAGCAAGCGATTACTTTGCCATATGCAGTGGATGTAGTGCCTCCAAATGAAGTAATCCCACTGGATAATGAAAAGCCCAGTATTACTGGTTACGTCCTTAATACCAATAAGCCATTATTAGCAAGTAAACAAAAAATACAATCCATGATTAATGCTAACCAGCTTTATGTTAAAGGGTCTTTGCCTAATGCTTGGTTAGGCGTTCCATTTGGTAAGCCTCCACTGCGCGGTGTGGTCGTCGTGCAAAGTTATACTGAAAACATTGTCTTTACACAAAAAGATGAACAATTATTATGTTTTGTAGCGCGGCATATTCGCAACGCTATTGAGCGGATGCAGGCGCGAGCAGATTTGCAATTTTTGGCATTGCACGACCCACTTACTAAACTCTCAAATCGCTCGTTATTTAACGATAGAGTCAATCATGCACTGAACAAATGTAGACGTCATAAGAATAAAAAAATCGCATTGCTGTTTTTGGACTTAGACAAATTTAAACAAGTTAACGATACCAATGGTCACCATATCGGCGACCTTCTTTTAATCGAAGTGGCAAAGCTTATACAAACGTGTATTCGAGAAACTGACACCTTAAGCCGATTAGGTGGCGATGAACTTGGCATCCTATTAGAAGATATTGTTTCTGCTGAATTAGCACAAAGAGTGGCAAATAAAATACTTAAGGCTTTACAAACACCATTTATGTTGGACAAAATACAAATTAATACCTCCATAAGCATTGGTATCGCTTTTAATGACCAATCTGACAATACTATTGACTCTCTGATAATTTGTGCTGATAAGGCCATGTATAAAGCAAAACAGCGTGGACGTAACCGTTTTATTTTACATCAAGGTGAAGAGCAGTCCGGCATGATTGCTACAAAAATTATTGAACAGGATGCTTTAAAAGGATTAATAGAGAATCAGTTCTTTTTTATTTTCCAACCTATCGTTGACTTGAAAACTGGCTATATGGTGGCTGCAGAAGCCTTAGTTAGATGGAATAATTCCAAAATGGGGGATCTTACCTTCCGAGGCGTTTCTTAACGAAATGGAAGAAAACGGTAGTATTGTTCAATTGGATGTATATACCCGTGATCAATGAAAATGCTTGATTTTGTCTGGTTTGAGGATCAGGCTCTACACATGATTGATATTTTCCTCACTCCCGAGCATAAAACGGCGCTAGAAGTACGTCATACAAAAGCACGTGATGGAAGGGAGCGTGACCGTATTAAAGCAGTGCTGTTGTGTGGTGAAGGGTGGCCCATCGCTAAAATTGCACAAGCACTACGTAAGAGTGAAGCCAGCATTACATGGCATATCGGTGATTACGCCAAACGTCTGAAGCTCAAGCCTGCGGGTGGTGGCTCTGCCAGCCATTTAAATACTGAGCAAACCCAGCAATTGGTTGCACATTTGTCAGATATCACTTATTTGCACACCCATCAAATAGTGGCCTATATTCAAAAGACGTGGAAGATTACCTACTCAGTGTCTGGGTTAAATAAATGGCTCCACCACAATGGCTTTAGTTACAAACAGCCTAAAGGAGTGCCTCATAAGTTTGATGATCAAAAGCAATCTGTATTTATCGAAGAGTATGAAAGGTTACGCGATAGCTTACCGGATGATGAGCCTATTTTATTCATGGATGCAGTGCATCCTACCCAAGCGACTGAAGTGTCATCCGGATGGATACGTAAAGGGGTAGATAAACCCATTGAAACCACAGACAGTCGTACCCGAATGAACGTTGTAGGCGCGGTTCGGTTAAATTATTTAACTGAGGCTGTGGTACTTGATTACGAGACCGTGAATGGCAGCACTATCATGGATTTTCTAGAGCACGTAAAGCAAAAGTACTTATCAAGTCATACCATTCATCTAGTGTTGGATGGGGCGGGTTATCATCGTACCAAAGAGGTTAAATACAAAGCGACTGAATTAGGGATTATCCTGCATTATCTTCCCCATTATAGCCCTAATCTCAACCCCATAGAGCGATTATGGAAAGTCATTAATGAATATGCTCGCAATTATCGATATATTTCTACCGGCAAAGAATTTCGACAACACAATCGGCACTTTTTTAGCGTCACCCTTTCGGATATTGCTGACACACTAAACAGCCGTATAAACGATAACTTTCAGGTACTAGAAACTGCAAATTGAAGTGACTTGGGTATAGACATTGGAAAACTCAATCAATGTCTGTTGTATGAACGTGAACCTCATCTTTTACATGCAGCAAAAGTGCGTCAACCCAAGAACATACAGGCTAGGGTTGCTTAAATTTTTTGCCGCAGGGTTAAATAGGTTGGCTTTGTTCTTGCTCAAACTCATTCATAGCTTCCAAAGCTTCACAGCCATAGACCATGAACGATCCGCCCCCCATTAAAATGGTTACGCCTATTGCCTCCACTGTCTCTTGCCTACTCGCTCCTGTATTTAATGCATCATGAACATGAAAAGCAATACATCCGTCGCAATGCACCGCTATGGCGATATCCAGAACAATGAATTGTTTTGATTTTGTATCCAGAGCCCCTTTGGCTAATGCTGAAGAATGCAGTGCCCCGAAGCCAGCCATAACCTCCGGTATTTCAGATATTAGTTTTGCACTGAGTATTTGGGGTTATTCATATCGTTGAACATGGTTGGCTGTTGCTAGAATTTTCATAAAAGACCCCAATGAGCTGCCGTTATGTATGCTTATTACCGACTCGCCTATATTGATGCTGATCAATTAATGATAATTATCAAGTCACGGCATTTGGAACGCCACCATCTAGTTCGAATTGGCTGATATTCGACAGGGTTATTTGTGCTATGTTGGGCATTGCTTCTCGAGTAAAAAAACTTTGATGGATGGTCACTATGACATTTGGAAAGCTTGTTAATCGGGCTAACAAGTCGTCTTGTATACCTTGAGCTGAAAGGTCTTCAAAAAACATCGCTTCTTCTTAAACGTCGAGTCCTAATAAACCGACCTTACCTTTTTAAAGTCCATTTATGATGGCTTTGGTATCAACAAGTTTACCTCTGCTGGTATTAATTATAGTGACGTCATCACGCATTTTAGCCAACGCATTTTGATCTATCAAATGATATGTCTCAGGGGTAAGTGGGCAATGCAGTGAAATAACATCTGCATGACTAAGCAGGTTGTCGAGAGACCCCAGGATGAATGCATTGATCATTGTGAACTACATCATAAGCAATAACGTTGCAGCCAAAACCTAACATGATGTTAGCAAATGCTTGACCAATTTTACCCGTACCTATTACCCCAACTGTTTTGCCATGTAAGTCAAAGCCCATTAAATTACGTAGAGAAAAATCGCCTTCACGAATGCGATTATGGGCGCGGTGATGCCGCGATTTAAGCATAACAACAAACCCACAGCATGCTCTGCCACTGCATAAGGTGAGTAGGCAGGAACACGTACCACAGGCAGTGAAAGCCGTTTCGCACAGGCCATATCCACATGATTAAATCCCGCTGAGCGAAGCGCAATAAGCCCAATCCCTTTGTCCTTCAACGTATGTAACACCTCAGCATTTAAATTATCGTTAATAAATGCGCAGACGACTTCTTCATCACTGATAAGAGATATGGACTCGATATCTAAGTGAGATGAGAAATAACGTATCTGGTGTCTACCATCAGAGTTGGCTCGATCAAAATATTCTTGGTCATACGGTTTAGTGTTAAAAAAGGCTATGTTCAAAGTTAGACCTTACATTTATCAGAGTAAGGGTCATGAGCAAAATATTCTTGGTCATACGGTTTAGTGTTAAAAAAGGCTATGTTCAAAGTTAGACCTTACATTTATCAGAGTTAGGGTCATGAGCAAAATATTCTTGGTCATACGGTTTAGTGTTAAAAAAGGCTATGTTCACAATTAGGCCTTACATTATTGGGATAAATATCATTTTAGAAAATACGCTAGCTTGCTTATTGACCCTGAACAATTAATTTTAAAAATAAGCTGATATCGTTATATTAGTGAAAATGTGTATTGCAGATATTAAAAGTGAAAAGATGCACGTTAGAAAAATTCTGTTTATTGAAGGCAGTGTCAATGCGCTGATCACGGTAAGCAAAATTACGGTTGGATTAATGACTGTGTCAGCTGCAGTTATAGCAGATGCGGTGTATTCCTTAACCGATTTGGCAAATAACATTTTTGCTTGGTTAGCGCTAAAAGTAGTTGAATCACCTGCCGATAGTTCGCGTCCTTATGATCATCAAAAATTTGAGCAATTAGTCATATTTGCTCTCGCATCTTTGTTAACCATCGTGGCGTTTGAAGTGATAGTGAATGCAGTCGAGCGTTTTGGACAGCCAGTTGAGCAAAGTATGCTGGGATTAGTCATATTAATTTCTTCATTATTAACCAATATAGGTTTGACGCTTTGGAAGGGGCATTGGGCAAAACGCTTAGACTCATAAATATTGCATGCCGACGCTACCCAAACCGTAAGTGACGTATTGACCAGCGTAGTGGTGATTATTGGATGGCAACTAGCGTCTCGCGGATACTATTGGTTTGATACGGTATTTGCGTTAATAGTTTCCAGTATTATTTTTATCTAGCATTCAAGCTTTTCCAAAGAACCATAACGGTGTTGGTTGATCAGAGCCGCTACCCGACAGAGGAATTAAAGGCAGCAGTTAACGACATTCCTGCGGTTAATATTCACTCTAGAAATACTGGAAAAGGGCAGGTAGCTGATGTCACTGTGACTGTGAGTGCCAGCCTTAGTACCTTAGAGTCACACCAAATTTCCGACAAGGTTGGGAGTGAGTTAGCAGATATTTTCGATATTCAATACGTTGTGGTAAACATTGAACCTGACTTGGGTCAATAAATAAGTGGTCAAAATAGTTAGTATTGAGGTTGCTGATTTTTTCATTGTATAGGATAGATTTATGTTACATCTGAACTAGCTAGTTTTTTCGCATACTGACGTGGTTGAATAGATCCGACTACCTAAGTTAAGACATAATACCCTTAACTGGAGATAGGTAATGACAGCACGTAAGAAATATTCAAAAGAATTTAAATTGGATGCCATCGCATAG
Coding sequences:
- a CDS encoding GAF domain-containing protein; this translates as MLNKLNIDDFELYLFNPRNKTLAITAAFTEKQPILLDLLVIPDITLGEGLIGKAAKSLVAQSIEDLRLNSDVEQNKSYNLSAFIVPIVTDDKLIGVIYCASKMVAAFTLQLQKSLNTISSITAIKMEKIGQ
- a CDS encoding cation diffusion facilitator family transporter, giving the protein MHVRKILFIEGSVNALITVSKITVGLMTVSAAVIADAVYSLTDLANNIFAWLALKVVESPADSSRPYDHQKFEQLVIFALASLLTIVAFEVIVNAVERFGQPVEQSMLGLVILISSLLTNIGLTLWKGHWAKRLDS
- a CDS encoding sensor domain-containing diguanylate cyclase, which gives rise to MPYAVDVVPPNEVIPLDNEKPSITGYVLNTNKPLLASKQKIQSMINANQLYVKGSLPNAWLGVPFGKPPLRGVVVVQSYTENIVFTQKDEQLLCFVARHIRNAIERMQARADLQFLALHDPLTKLSNRSLFNDRVNHALNKCRRHKNKKIALLFLDLDKFKQVNDTNGHHIGDLLLIEVAKLIQTCIRETDTLSRLGGDELGILLEDIVSAELAQRVANKILKALQTPFMLDKIQINTSISIGIAFNDQSDNTIDSLIICADKAMYKAKQRGRNRFILHQGEEQSGMIATKIIEQDALKGLIENQFFFIFQPIVDLKTGYMVAAEALVRWNNSKMGDLTFRGVS
- a CDS encoding IS630 family transposase encodes the protein MDIFLTPEHKTALEVRHTKARDGRERDRIKAVLLCGEGWPIAKIAQALRKSEASITWHIGDYAKRLKLKPAGGGSASHLNTEQTQQLVAHLSDITYLHTHQIVAYIQKTWKITYSVSGLNKWLHHNGFSYKQPKGVPHKFDDQKQSVFIEEYERLRDSLPDDEPILFMDAVHPTQATEVSSGWIRKGVDKPIETTDSRTRMNVVGAVRLNYLTEAVVLDYETVNGSTIMDFLEHVKQKYLSSHTIHLVLDGAGYHRTKEVKYKATELGIILHYLPHYSPNLNPIERLWKVINEYARNYRYISTGKEFRQHNRHFFSVTLSDIADTLNSRINDNFQVLETAN
- a CDS encoding carboxymuconolactone decarboxylase family protein produces the protein MAGFGALHSSALAKGALDTKSKQFIVLDIAIAVHCDGCIAFHVHDALNTGASRQETVEAIGVTILMGGGSFMVYGCEALEAMNEFEQEQSQPI
- a CDS encoding cation transporter dimerization domain-containing protein, whose amino-acid sequence is MLVDQSRYPTEELKAAVNDIPAVNIHSRNTGKGQVADVTVTVSASLSTLESHQISDKVGSELADIFDIQYVVVNIEPDLGQ